The DNA region ACATCTCCATCACTCCAAACTTATAGCTTATTACAAGCCATCTCTAAGAGCAAGTGCACTATGATGCACCGTTCTGAGCATTTATGTCCATGACCCTGTGTGTCATGTTGAAAGGTAGAAACAAAGACATTGAGTACATAATCCAGTTATATGGTGATACTCATGCTTGTAATTCACTTTCTCACAAAGCAAACGTTActattacaaacaaaaacaatgcATAACTTGATTACATGATAATCATATGTTTGCACAAGAAATACATCAATTTATCCCCTAATTTCACTGAAGCAAAAAAGTGTAAACTTGACTTGTGCTggagaaaatgaaaaacaaaactgTAAGACGTTTGTTTCACCCACCAATCTCAAGCGTTATTGCCTTCCAAACTCTCTGTTCAAGTAATCCACAAACCGTCTCTTACCACTGTCTGCATCAGCTGGTAACGGTGGCCCGCTCAGACTAGCTTGACCCATCAACTTAACAAACGTTCTTCGAAGCCTCCTTAGCTCCGGTAATCCAACCGGTCTGCAGATTTCAACCGGAGGTAGCTCATTGCCAAGACTAACTCTGTTTATAGCCCCACCAAGCGCTTGCTGCTCCACCACCGCATTGATGACTTCTTGTGTCGCCCTATCCAACTCGTAAAGCGAATTCGCTTCAGAGAATCTAGCAGACTGAGTCGCTATACTCGGCTGAAGAACTCTCACATCCTGAGTTTTAGAATCAACAGTCTTGGTCAGATAACTCACAGCCTCAGAGATCACAGGAGAGGATCTCTCTATCCCATCACGAGAAGGGTACAGCTCAAAGAGAGGCGAATCCCATCTGTTTCTCCTCTCAGGTCTCTCAAACCTCCTCACAAGATCTTCAAACACACCATCCTCATACGAACCTTCCCCTCTACCACCCCGTTCCTTATTCCACTCCCTGCAACGAGCTTCATCCACATCACAGTAGACAACACAGTACCTAATCCCAGCGGCACGTGCGATACACCACAGCTCGTATCTATAACCTTTGATACCATTCAAAGAATCCACAATAACAATGTCTCCTCTCGAAACAGACCTATCAACATCCGACCTGAGCTTCCCTCTCAAGTTCTTCTCCGCGGGCATGTTGGCATAGTTCTGGTTACGGTCCAGATGAAACGAAACCTCGTCGATGATTCTAACACTCTGCTTCGTATCGGATCCTTTCAGTGATTCAGCTAAGGTTACAACTAGTGCCATTGGTTTCTACAAAAGGAATCTACTTGGCGTTGTCGAGAGGTTGAAGAAGGGTTCGCGCGAGAATCTGATttgggggtttagggtttttattAAAGCCGGTTCAATTTGTTCGGTCCGGTTTGTTCCGTACCAATCTGGGTTTGTCGTCGGCAAAAGTTATCTTGTTTCGGTTTAGGAAGATAGATGCGAAGGATATACCAACGCAAGTTGCTAGGCACGTGCTGATTTACGGCGAGGATAGTATTGTAATTTGAGTCGTTCAATGATTTTTAATAAGTGACAACTAATTCGATGTTGTCTCGGTATCCGAATTAAGTCCGGGTTTCAAAATCGGGTATTGTCATTATTCAACCCTATCAGCGTTCGAAAATTCCcccaatttatttattttcttcaattcGCGTTCAGATCTGTTCTTTCTTCCAGATCGATCTTCAAATCAATTGTAATTTTCGTTTTCCTCTTGATTTCCTCTTTCGATTGATACCTGTTTTGATATCATCCCATTCGTTTTGGTTTAATCTGTGTTCGAGCTAGATCTAGATCTTTAAACAACAGATCtgatcaaaatttttatttagatgtTGAATTCCTTCGTTATTCTTTACAGATCTGTTCTTAATTTCTAGttttcccaaaaaaaatcagatttggGATTCTCGTTGACTTTGATGTCCTAGGGTTCGTCAGATCTGGAAATTAATAGAGGGCTTTTGTATATGTCCTCTATAATTAACGGATTCTTTGATTCTTGGTTCTTGATTTGGTGATTTAAGCTGTTAATTGGAAAATCTAGGGTTAGGGTTTTCAAAATTTGGGGTTTTTTTAAttcaatcatatttttaatttactttgCCACTTAGGTAATAACTGTGATGGTTATAGACACTTATAGTTGTCTGTCACTTGTTAGTGTGTGTCTGTGGATGACATAGATAACTTTCCGACCAAGTAACTAAATGtctttgttttttatattacaGGTTAAAGTAACATGGGTTATAAGCGAACTTTTGAAGCCGAGGATGTGCAAGAGCTCAACGTAAAGCATGCAAGACAGATTAGTTATTGCAATAAGCTGGCCAAACTAGATGAAGGAGTTCCATAtcgtgtttcttttgagaagcCAGGTGTTGTCATAGGTAATAATAACATGCCTCTTGCAGAGGTTTAACATGATATAAACACATGCATCTTGCTTATTTGCTGCGTGTTAATTTAGCAGGAGACCATCTGAGTGATCTGTACGGGTTTAAAAGTGAGGATAACGTTGAGAAAGAGTTTGAGACCGATCCACCTTTCTCTTGGATGACATCCTCTTTTGAGGAGGATTCTCAGTCTGGTGGTACGACTCAGTCTACCCTTTCCGATGCGTCTCCCGAGTCGGATTTTCTCTGGAGACCATTTTGCCTTGCAGATGATGTTGAGTGGTGTAATAGTTCTCCTAATAAACAAGTTCCAATCGGGTCGGATCACCAGGCTGACATTCCTGAATGTGTCAAGGACGAAGTCAGTGACAAGGAAGAACAGGTGATGATGGGGAAGTGCGTGATTCCAATGCCTGACTGCGAAACCGAGGTCTGTGAAATTGGTGAAGGAAGAAAGGAGTGCGTTTGCATGGATAAAGGGTCCATCAGATGCGTGCAGCAGCATATAATGGAAAACAAAGAGGGTTTGTTCGAGACTATTGGATACGAAAGATGTCTCGAGTTAGGTCTCGGTGAGATGGGGGAGGAAGTTGCTGGTAAGCTAACCGAAGACGAGGAGGATCTATTCCACGAGGTTGTATACTCAAACCCGGTTTCACTAGACCGAGATTTCTGGAAACAGCTGAAGTCTGCGTTTCCTTCGCGAACCATGAAGGAGATTGTGAGCTATTACTTCAATGTCTTCATCCTGCGGAGACGAGCTGTACAGAATCGGTCTCAAAGCCTGGACGTTGATAGTGATGATGACGAGTGGCAAGTAGAGTATGACAACACGTTTCAGCGTCCTGAAACTCCTGGAAAGAGCATCTCaagagttgaagaagaagaggtgaaTGGTGAAGAGGATTCATGCATGTCCTATGACTTCAAGTCCAATACATTCTCCACTCGATGTCCAGttagaaagagagaagagtCCAACGTTGGGAACTACTGGCGCCACTGCAATGATCTTGTGGAGGATCATCATCCGTATTCATTTGATCCTTGTGATTCGATTCTAGCAGATCAGTTTTGGAGTAAGAACATTGATCTTCTTCCAACTTCGAACATCATTGACGAGATCTTTGGTCAAGACCCATGGGATGATGATTTCTTTAGGGGAAAgtagatgaagaagaaggtCTGCAATCTTCTTCATTTACTCTACCTCTAGTTCTGAATCTTGTGTATGTAAATGCATTTATTTAAAGACAATCCCAAGTTTGGAAGTTTTTTCAGGGAGTTCTCTGTATAGTGTAATCCCTGCAgtctttttttgtatttttaacctttttgtaAATTAGAATTAGATTTTTCTTGTAAGAAGCAAAAATCTTTCAAAAACTGTTTAATAAAACTAACTTTTCATCTGTAAtacagatttttaaaatttttatttcatataatCTAAACGCTGGAAGAAACATTGCCTCAGggtatatatgatatttttcaAAGGAATATGATTTATCTTTTCATACACAGATTATTGTTGTCTGGTTTTTAAGATTCAAGATCCAGCGAAATTGTCGTTGATGTGTTTACTTTATCATGCAAATGATTCCTTATCCATGTATGAAAATTCTGGggctttttttttccttttcactGTCCATTTGAGAAAGCAAAGAACCAAAAAGGCAAAGagggaaaagaaagagaaaaggtGTTCTTTACTTAACCTACACACTTTTATGATCCAAATCTGTAACTTGCATGCAAAGTAATAATCTCAAAAAAACCACTTCAAAACCCCTCCAACACATCTAAACCAAACCCTCTCAACTTCTCCCCACCATATGTTGCGTTGAAATGGATAGCTTGATTAAGCAAACAAGGTAAATAACTACTTCATCACACATACATATAGATAAAACATATATGGATTTACAAGTTTGATATCTTTATCTCAGGAGGAGGCATCCATCTGCCCAGGCAAAAACAGATGAGGTTGGTAGCCCCACTAGAGAGGAGAAAGTGCCACCAAGGAAGTCCGTTTCATTCAAAGAAGGTAGCCCACAAACTTCTGCTATGTTGTTCTTAATATCCCCTATCAATATTGGATGCTTAATTATTTATACATCATATTATTGTATGCTGGTAGATAAGAAAAAACCCTCAAACTGGTTAGAGAAACAGTTCTCGAGGCAAATGAGCGACCAGAGTTATGACTTGATCATCGACATGGACTATGCAGCTGCAGTTGCGGCCGCTGCTTATGCCATAACCACTTTCGAAACAACTTGGCTTGAGAGTTATTACGTAAGGGTTCTTattcttaaaagaaaaagatgttCTTATATATTGTGAGAAAGATctaattatttgtaattttaaacaACAAAGCAGAGTGGCCGAGAAGACGCGTTTCCATTAGAGGAAACAAGAAGCTTATCAAGAAGATTCTCAGGTGACGTTTCAGAATAACTCAAAGATTTATTGTTTAGAaactaattttgtatttttttttgttacgtTGATATATACAGGGCAGCTTTCATTTAAAGAGCCAGAGGTAAATGATAACAAACTTCCCACGCTAAAGTCTCCAGTGAGAAAGTCATCATCGGTCAAAAAGACTCCTACGTTCTCTATGTACTTGAAAGAAGATCACACCAGAGAAAGTGAAGATTCAGGGGAGAAACATGAGAGACCAAGAAAACCGGTTTCTGAACCGCCAGCTCCAATGCAGATACAGCCACCGGTTAGGACACGGTCAGAACGCCGtgctccaccaccaccacctcctcctcctcctcctcctcttctatcACCTTCGCCTCTGCGGCTTCCACCTAGAGAAACTAAAAGGCCAAGTTCTGGTGGTACTAGTCGAGAACATGATTCAACAGCTGATGCTTGGGAAAAAGCTGAGCTGGCTAAGGTCAAAGCAAGGTAAGTCTCAAATAATACACACAAAAGGGACTTGTACATGAATGTTATTTATTACACCTAACTTATGTATTACACAAGGTCAGGTACGAGAAGTTAAACAGAAAGATCGATTTGTGGGAAGCTAAGAAGAGGGACAAAGCTAGAAGGAAGCTGGACAAATCTGAGGTTGATAATGTTATTTGACTTTGCTCAAAATAATCTAATGATAGTTTGAAAATGTATTTTCTCTAACAGTAGTTGTTGGTACATGAAACAGCAGAGCGAACAAGAACAGAGGAGAAAGAGAGGTCTGCAGAGATTTAGGGAAGACATGgaatacattgaaaatattgCTTCCGGAGCCAGAGCTCAGGCTGAGAAACAAAGGCAGGACGAAGAGTTGAAGGTTAAGGAGAGAGCAGGAGTTGTCCGAAAAACCGGTAAAATTCCTGGAAAAGCATGTGCCTGTTTCTGAGACTAAAACAGAGGATCTCAGATACTTGTTGCTGTATATAGTGTGgatgtgtgtgagagagagatttaTACACCATGTAATCGAAGAAAGATTACATTATTACTTgcaaaatctgaaaatattacattattaCTTGCAAAATCTGACACGTGATATACACTAAACATCACACTTCCATTGATTTCATAAAACAAACGCTTCTGAGAAACATTAAGACCCAACCAAAAGAAAATAGGTTAAACCCAACTTGTTCCAGTAGATACCAACCATCTCCTCAAAGTTACACAATATTTCACTCTGCCCTTGTGTTTTTTTTGCTCTCCCTGTTGATTCGTTCTTATTGTGGTATTATCAGTGGTCTTCTGAGTCATGTGGTGGTTATTTTGACTCGATAGTGATTAACCCATGCTGGTGAAGTTTGGACTATTTATATAGAGTAACATTCATGACTTTTCTCAATAATGAAATGAAAAATTTGGATCCTGAAGAGGCGAAAAGGATCAAGGTTGGAGGCTTGGAGCCTGATGTTGTGCCTTGCACAACACAAATGCTTGGCTAATGACTGAGCCGACCGAAGCCTCCCTTCTTGCAGTAGCCATGGAGACTATATTTATGATGTCTGATGAGAATGTGAATACACAATTACAAGATCATTTACTATAACGTAGCTTAAATCAATTCATGCACTTGTCCAAGATTTTCTTGTCCAGGTTGTTGTGAGTGAAGcatatctttgtttttgttatttgatcTCCTTAAGTCTTCTTAGATAGCACACTTGCCATTAACtcaaaattttacaaaactaaTATACAGAGATCGTTATGGTCTCTAAATcgtagaaatattttttttgattaaaattatattaaaatggctatgattttgtaaattttagtcaTACCTTACTAGAAGTTGAAAGACATCAATGGACAAAGACAAAAACATAAACTTAAAGTCTCTAAACAGTGGGATTTGTACCTTTTACAAAAACTTGTTGCCAAGACATCCCATGCCCATGAGTAACCACGAGGTCCACGACATAACTTACATTCCAAATCATCGTCACGGATGATCCACTTTAGTACTTCAATGTAGCTGAATGTCATGTAAAGTGTAGCGCAACCCAAATATCCCCACATGAAAGCTATGGTCTCTTCTGAAAAGTGATTTGTTTGATTTCAAGttaaactcaaaccaaaatGCACATCATGCTAGAAAGATTGTTTATATAAGATTACAATAGCTCAAAATTACAATACATAAATAAAGAATGTAAAAACTGCGTCACTAATGTCAGTTTTTTAACGGGATCTGTTAATTGTTAGTAGACCCGTACCAAGCGAGTTTGAAAGGGCAAGGCCTGCGTGAGTACGTGGtgctatttttgtttttttcttaattaaaaggAAGTTTGTAATTTACTCTACCGACAAAAGAAAGTGATTGTATTTATCATCCACCGAAGACCGAACCTTCTGCCGACACGACTGCCTTGAATGGAAACAACAATGATATTTATGTGATGCCTCGTATTCAAGTATCTCAAACAATGCATTCAGTACCACACAAGAAATATCAATGTGTGTGATCCACAAGCGAACATCACATTCagtcataaaaatataataatgacCGATCACTAAATTTCCTTTCGGCCACGACAAACAACCCACATCAAACTTCAGTTATTTTCATCAACGAACAAAATTATACTTTTGTAACATACACAAATAGTCAGTGACAAAAGTAACATACACAAATagtaaacataataaaaaaacacaaatagtAGTATTAAGAATTAATAGGAGAAAAAGAATTAATAGGAGTATTAAAATTGGTttggtattattatttttgctcCCTCTGAATTTCTAAAATTGgtttagtattattatttttgtgttttaaacaatgatattttgtaatttcAGTACAAAAGAGCTACGTCTATAATGGTGTAGTGCAACTTACTTacaaacagaaaacaaaatttataatatgtttcTTTCGAATTATTAAGAGGATCcgttatttaatttgaaaaagaatATCCTTGTAGTGGATAAATATCCTgtctatatatacacatatcCACCATCTCCCAACTCTTACATCCACCACAATAAATCATATTCAgcaaaccaagaaaaaaaaagatgaacttCCTCTCCGATCAGGTAAAGAAATTCTCCGACTCCAAACCAGAGGAGCCAGACCACAACAAGCCCGCGG from Raphanus sativus cultivar WK10039 chromosome 8, ASM80110v3, whole genome shotgun sequence includes:
- the LOC108819679 gene encoding protein KTI12 homolog; its protein translation is MALVVTLAESLKGSDTKQSVRIIDEVSFHLDRNQNYANMPAEKNLRGKLRSDVDRSVSRGDIVIVDSLNGIKGYRYELWCIARAAGIRYCVVYCDVDEARCREWNKERGGRGEGSYEDGVFEDLVRRFERPERRNRWDSPLFELYPSRDGIERSSPVISEAVSYLTKTVDSKTQDVRVLQPSIATQSARFSEANSLYELDRATQEVINAVVEQQALGGAINRVSLGNELPPVEICRPVGLPELRRLRRTFVKLMGQASLSGPPLPADADSGKRRFVDYLNREFGRQ
- the LOC108821891 gene encoding uncharacterized protein LOC108821891 isoform X2; translation: MGYKRTFEAEDVQELNVKHARQISYCNKLAKLDEGVPYRVSFEKPGVVIGDHLSDLYGFKSEDNVEKEFETDPPFSWMTSSFEEDSQSGGTTQSTLSDASPESDFLWRPFCLADDVEWCNSSPNKQVPIGSDHQADIPECVKDEVSDKEEQVMMGKCVIPMPDCETEVCEIGEGRKECVCMDKGSIRCVQQHIMENKEGLFETIGYERCLELGLGEMGEEVAGKLTEDEEDLFHEVVYSNPVSLDRDFWKQLKSAFPSRTMKEIVSYYFNVFILRRRAVQNRSQSLDVDSDDDEWQVEYDNTFQRPETPGKSISRVEEEEVNGEEDSCMSYDFKSNTFSTRCPVRKREESNVGNYWRHCNDLVEDHHPYSFDPCDSILADQFWSKNIDLLPTSNIIDEIFGQDPWDDDFFRGK
- the LOC108821891 gene encoding uncharacterized protein LOC108821891 isoform X1, translated to MGYKRTFEAEDVQELNVKHARQISYCNKLAKLDEGVPYRVSFEKPGVVIAGDHLSDLYGFKSEDNVEKEFETDPPFSWMTSSFEEDSQSGGTTQSTLSDASPESDFLWRPFCLADDVEWCNSSPNKQVPIGSDHQADIPECVKDEVSDKEEQVMMGKCVIPMPDCETEVCEIGEGRKECVCMDKGSIRCVQQHIMENKEGLFETIGYERCLELGLGEMGEEVAGKLTEDEEDLFHEVVYSNPVSLDRDFWKQLKSAFPSRTMKEIVSYYFNVFILRRRAVQNRSQSLDVDSDDDEWQVEYDNTFQRPETPGKSISRVEEEEVNGEEDSCMSYDFKSNTFSTRCPVRKREESNVGNYWRHCNDLVEDHHPYSFDPCDSILADQFWSKNIDLLPTSNIIDEIFGQDPWDDDFFRGK
- the LOC108820892 gene encoding remorin 1.4-like isoform X3; translated protein: MDSLIKQTRRRHPSAQAKTDEVGSPTREEKVPPRKSVSFKEDKKKPSNWLEKQFSRQMSDQSYDLIIDMDYAAAVAAAAYAITTFETTWLESYYQSGREDAFPLEETRSLSRRFSGQLSFKEPEVNDNKLPTLKSPVRKSSSVKKTPTFSMYLKEDHTRESEDSGEKHERPRKPVSEPPAPMQIQPPVRTRSERRAPPPPPPPPPPPLLSPSPLRLPPRETKRPSSGGTSREHDSTADAWEKAELAKVKARYEKLNRKIDLWEAKKRDKARRKLDKSESEQEQRRKRGLQRFREDMEYIENIASGARAQAEKQRQDEELKVKERAGVVRKTGKIPGKACACF
- the LOC108820892 gene encoding remorin 1.4-like isoform X1 codes for the protein MDSLIKQTRRRHPSAQAKTDEVGSPTREEKVPPRKSVSFKEDKKKPSNWLEKQFSRQMSDQSYDLIIDMDYAAAVAAAAYAITTFETTWLESYYQSGREDAFPLEETRSLSRRFSGQLSFKEPEVNDNKLPTLKSPVRKSSSVKKTPTFSMYLKEDHTRESEDSGEKHERPRKPVSEPPAPMQIQPPVRTRSERRAPPPPPPPPPPPLLSPSPLRLPPRETKRPSSGGTSREHDSTADAWEKAELAKVKARYEKLNRKIDLWEAKKRDKARRKLDKSEQSEQEQRRKRGLQRFREDMEYIENIASGARAQAEKQRQDEELKVKERAGVVRKTGKIPGKACACF
- the LOC108820892 gene encoding remorin 1.4-like isoform X2; this translates as MDSLIKQTRRRHPSAQAKTDEVGSPTREEKVPPRKSVSFKEDKKKPSNWLEKQFSRQMSDQSYDLIIDMDYAAAVAAAAYAITTFETTWLESYYSGREDAFPLEETRSLSRRFSGQLSFKEPEVNDNKLPTLKSPVRKSSSVKKTPTFSMYLKEDHTRESEDSGEKHERPRKPVSEPPAPMQIQPPVRTRSERRAPPPPPPPPPPPLLSPSPLRLPPRETKRPSSGGTSREHDSTADAWEKAELAKVKARYEKLNRKIDLWEAKKRDKARRKLDKSEQSEQEQRRKRGLQRFREDMEYIENIASGARAQAEKQRQDEELKVKERAGVVRKTGKIPGKACACF